One window of Deltaproteobacteria bacterium genomic DNA carries:
- a CDS encoding sigma-54 dependent transcriptional regulator, translating to MTAENILIVDDDKNMLEVLSLRLEAEGYTVTATAGAQDALKMVENELFDLALVDLKLAGRENGIDLMEKLHLVAPEMPVIILTAYGTIDTAVEAMKRGAYSYLTKPFNRRELLLQIKNGLEKSSLSREVRRLKALVGERYGFENIIGKSKIMQDVMEQVARAAETDSNVCISGESGTGKELIAKSLHLLSSRKDKPFVAVNCAAIPEGLHEGELFGYEKGAFTGAHRNKRGFFAQAHEGTLFLDEVSEMPESMQVKLLRVLQEKQFYPLGGEKSTHVDARILTATNKNLEDEVKNNRFREDLFYRIYVIPIYLPPLRERKEDIPLLVDHFLNKFDNKLKKGVKGISTPALQKLLAYSWPGNVRELENTIEYAVAMTAQEIIGEDMILHTRASEDDKLSSLKEAKNQFEKGYISNILSLSEGNVSKAAKLAGKYRGDFYALMKKHHLTPSAFKKAK from the coding sequence ATGACTGCAGAGAACATTCTGATAGTGGATGATGACAAAAACATGCTTGAGGTCCTGAGCCTAAGGCTTGAAGCGGAAGGATATACCGTCACTGCCACCGCCGGAGCCCAAGATGCCTTAAAAATGGTTGAAAATGAGCTGTTTGATCTTGCGCTTGTTGATCTCAAGTTGGCCGGAAGGGAAAATGGCATCGACTTGATGGAAAAGTTGCACCTGGTAGCTCCTGAAATGCCGGTGATCATTCTCACCGCCTACGGAACAATCGACACGGCGGTAGAAGCCATGAAGCGCGGCGCCTACAGTTACCTCACTAAGCCGTTCAACCGTCGAGAACTGCTTCTTCAGATCAAAAACGGCTTAGAAAAGAGTAGTCTTTCAAGAGAAGTCAGAAGGCTAAAGGCCTTGGTAGGGGAAAGGTATGGCTTTGAAAACATCATCGGCAAGAGCAAAATAATGCAGGACGTCATGGAGCAGGTCGCTAGAGCGGCAGAGACAGACTCCAACGTCTGTATCTCTGGAGAGAGTGGAACCGGCAAAGAACTTATCGCCAAGTCTCTGCATTTGTTAAGTTCCCGAAAGGATAAGCCGTTTGTGGCGGTAAACTGCGCCGCCATTCCGGAAGGGTTACATGAAGGCGAACTGTTCGGTTATGAAAAGGGGGCCTTCACCGGCGCCCACAGAAATAAGAGAGGGTTTTTTGCCCAGGCCCATGAAGGGACTCTTTTCCTTGACGAGGTGTCGGAGATGCCGGAATCCATGCAGGTAAAACTGCTCCGGGTGCTTCAGGAAAAACAGTTTTATCCTCTGGGGGGGGAAAAATCAACGCATGTGGACGCAAGGATATTGACAGCCACAAATAAAAATCTGGAAGACGAAGTCAAAAATAACAGATTTCGTGAAGATCTTTTTTATCGCATTTACGTCATACCTATTTACCTCCCCCCTTTGCGGGAGAGGAAAGAAGATATCCCCCTTTTGGTAGATCATTTTTTAAACAAATTTGACAATAAATTGAAAAAGGGCGTAAAGGGAATTTCTACGCCCGCCCTCCAGAAGCTCTTGGCTTATTCCTGGCCCGGCAATGTGAGAGAATTGGAAAACACCATCGAGTATGCGGTGGCCATGACTGCTCAGGAGATCATTGGCGAAGACATGATTCTACATACCAGAGCATCAGAAGATGATAAGTTAAGTTCATTAAAAGAAGCCAAAAATCAGTTCGAAAAGGGCTATATTTCCAACATCCTGTCGCTTTCAGAGGGCAATGTGAGCAAGGCGGCGAAACTGGCCGGAAAATACAGGGGCGATTTCTACGCCCTCATGAAGAAACATCACCTGACTCCTTCGGCGTTCAAAAAGGCAAAGTAA
- a CDS encoding HU family DNA-binding protein, with translation MKKEELVAFVSEKADITKKSAGEAVNAVLEGITSALEKGDSISLVGFGSFKTVTRAAREGRNPSTGEKIQISASKAIKFAPGATLKERINR, from the coding sequence ATGAAAAAAGAAGAATTAGTGGCATTTGTTTCAGAAAAGGCAGACATCACCAAGAAATCCGCAGGTGAAGCCGTTAACGCCGTGTTGGAGGGCATCACTTCCGCATTGGAGAAAGGGGATTCTATCTCCCTGGTAGGCTTCGGGAGTTTTAAGACTGTGACGCGAGCTGCTCGAGAAGGAAGAAATCCAAGCACGGGTGAAAAAATTCAGATTTCGGCCTCCAAGGCGATTAAATTTGCCCCAGGCGCAACGCTTAAGGAGCGGATTAACAGATAA
- a CDS encoding cupin domain-containing protein — protein sequence MDILNVNDREEMRIESFPYKGRSLKVREVGIRWLSQAGPDDSPEYGLRFFTVGPGGEIPIHNHFYVQTMFILSGRMVVYSYDRETDEQTSERTVGPHDIIFVPSMEPHGMKNASGTEEATFLCCIANVYEEE from the coding sequence ATGGATATCTTGAATGTCAACGACAGGGAAGAAATGCGGATTGAGAGCTTTCCGTATAAGGGTAGATCCCTGAAGGTGCGCGAAGTGGGAATCCGATGGTTGAGCCAGGCCGGTCCCGACGATTCCCCGGAATACGGCCTCAGATTCTTTACCGTCGGCCCCGGGGGTGAAATTCCCATCCATAATCATTTCTATGTGCAGACCATGTTTATCCTGAGCGGGCGGATGGTCGTCTATTCATATGACAGGGAGACGGATGAGCAGACCAGCGAACGGACAGTGGGACCCCATGATATTATTTTTGTCCCCAGCATGGAGCCTCACGGCATGAAGAACGCCAGCGGGACCGAGGAGGCCACCTTCCTCTGCTGTATTGCCAATGTCTATGAAGAGGAATGA
- a CDS encoding cold-shock protein, translated as MINGTVKWFNDHKGFGFIEQENGPDVFVHHSAINAAGFKSLSEGARVTFDIEQGPKGPAAVNVTAV; from the coding sequence ATGATAAACGGAACTGTTAAATGGTTTAACGACCATAAAGGTTTTGGGTTCATCGAGCAGGAAAACGGCCCGGATGTATTTGTGCATCACAGCGCAATCAATGCAGCCGGTTTTAAATCCCTCAGTGAAGGTGCGCGTGTGACCTTTGACATCGAGCAAGGGCCAAAAGGTCCGGCTGCTGTCAATGTGACGGCTGTCTAA